One part of the Trichoplusia ni isolate ovarian cell line Hi5 chromosome 2, tn1, whole genome shotgun sequence genome encodes these proteins:
- the LOC113508191 gene encoding synembryn-A isoform X2, giving the protein MQDLDKKSYTKKIYRMVSRDKTDIEDMICERWVVLLIERSGLLNFETVAEDSLVPLNAQTLDTAEEALKCLCNITFHSEKARAYCANTLIVEGLIARMQHYNNMPLREGCMLYDMKLLFILTALRQDIKTKVKELDGMEHLTDLLYKMLTDTVLRPRVNVDTRKYESINDQYQAISCEVLKVQFNLIQQTSSEGPSDEKEEAMFLKLMPVLTGMLQASASSHEKLLELHSNVANLLTSVPLVFYQYLTPELKQDYCCNQSFDGKNMDALQALLALLRHRLQISMDNHNQYENLSPILTVLIKSASACRSQRRYMRRVVLPPLRDVSRRPERGNTLRNLLCRLLTTPVTTVRDLVAEYLFILCKEKVGRMVKYTGFGNAAGHLAQKGLLAGGRGGQYSSSSDDSDTEEYRLAEPNIDPVVGCTRPPRVNPFDGMSEEQKEYEAMRLVDMFDRMMRRGVVKPARIADDGRLEALQHVVQMLPGAVPGKEKPKSRSYYDDSD; this is encoded by the exons ATGCAGGATTTAGATAAGAAATCTTacacaaaaaagatttataGGATGGTAAG CCGAGACAAAACAGATATTGAGGATATGATTTGTGAACGATGGGTGGTATTGCTGATAGAGAGATCTGGTCTGTTGAATTTTGAAACTGTTGCTGAAGACTCTTTGGTACCATTGAATGCCCAAACATTGGATACAGCTGAGGAGGCTCTTAAGTGTCtgtgtaacataacatttcACAGTGAGAAGGCCCGCGCATACTGTGCTAACACCTTAATTGTTGAAGGCCTGATTGCCAGAATGCAGCACTACAACAACATGCCCTTAAGAGAAGGCTGTATGCTGTATGACATGAAACTGCTGTTCATTTTGACGGCATTGAGACAGgatataaaaactaaagtaaaagAATTAGATGGTATGGAGCATTTGACTGATTTGTTATATAAAATGCTAACAGATACTGTGCTACGTCCCAGAGTTAATGTTGACACCAGAAAATACGAATCTATTAAT GACCAATACCAAGCCATATCTTGTGAGGTCCTCAAGGTCCAGTTCAACTTGATCCAGCAGACCAGTTCAGAAGGACCTAGTGATGAGAAGGAAGAGGCCATGTTTCTCAAACTGATGCCGGTATTGACTGGAATGCTTCAAGCTAGCGCAAGCAGTCATGAGAAACTCTTGGAGTTGCATAGTAATGTTGCTAATTTGTTGACCAG tGTACCTTTGGTGTTTTATCAATACTTGACACCAGAATTAAAGCAAGATTACTGTTGTAATCAGTCATTTGATGGAAAGAATATGGATGCTTTGCAGGCACTTTTAGCACTGCTGCGACACAGGCTGCAAATAAGCATG GATAACCACAACCAGTACGAGAACCTGTCTCCGATCCTGACGGTGTTGATAAAGAGCGCGAGCGCGTGCCGCTCGCAGCGCCGCTACATGCGGCGCGTGGTGCTGCCGCCGCTGCGGGACGTGTCGCGCCGGCCCGAGCGCGGCAACACGCTGCGCAACCTGCTGTGCCGCCTGCTCACCACGCCCGTCACCACCGTCAGGGACCTCGTCGCTGAGTATCTGTTCATCTTGTGCAAGGAGAAGG TGGGCCGTATGGTGAAGTACACTGGTTTCGGTAACGCTGCGGGCCACCTGGCCCAGAAGGGGCTGCTcgccggcgggcgcggcggccagTACTCGTCCAGCAGCGACGACTCCGACACGGAGGAGTACCGCCTCGCCGAGCCCAACATCGACCCCGTCGTGGGCTGCACGCGCCCGCCGCGCGTCAACCCCTTCGATGGCATGTCTGAGGAACAG AAAGAGTATGAAGCCATGAGGTTGGTGGATATGTTCGATAGGATGATGCGTCGTGGCGTGGTGAAGCCGGCGCGTATCGCAGACGACGGCCGCCTGGAGGCGCTCCAACACGTGGTACAGATGCTCCCTGGGGCCGTACCTGGAAAGGAAAAACCTAAATCGAGGTCTTACTATGATGATTCTGACTAA
- the LOC113508191 gene encoding synembryn-A isoform X1, translating to MTTIATMQEQLFEQLTTARKPSDLHQLLYIFISSNHDVFSFPILNKDNKRVIVWTALFQHLQRKKCSYIYTHIVTTLRILSRDKTDIEDMICERWVVLLIERSGLLNFETVAEDSLVPLNAQTLDTAEEALKCLCNITFHSEKARAYCANTLIVEGLIARMQHYNNMPLREGCMLYDMKLLFILTALRQDIKTKVKELDGMEHLTDLLYKMLTDTVLRPRVNVDTRKYESINDQYQAISCEVLKVQFNLIQQTSSEGPSDEKEEAMFLKLMPVLTGMLQASASSHEKLLELHSNVANLLTSVPLVFYQYLTPELKQDYCCNQSFDGKNMDALQALLALLRHRLQISMDNHNQYENLSPILTVLIKSASACRSQRRYMRRVVLPPLRDVSRRPERGNTLRNLLCRLLTTPVTTVRDLVAEYLFILCKEKVGRMVKYTGFGNAAGHLAQKGLLAGGRGGQYSSSSDDSDTEEYRLAEPNIDPVVGCTRPPRVNPFDGMSEEQKEYEAMRLVDMFDRMMRRGVVKPARIADDGRLEALQHVVQMLPGAVPGKEKPKSRSYYDDSD from the exons ATGACTACTATAGCTACGATGCAAGAACAGTTATTTGAACAGCTCACTACTGCGAGGAAACCGTCCGACCTCCATCAGCTATTGTACATTTTCATATCGAGC AATCATGATGTGTTCAGTTTTCCGATTTTGAATAAGGATAATAAAAGAGTTATTGTATGGACAGCTTTATTTCAACATCTTCAGAGAAAGAAATGTAGTTACATATATACGCACATCGTTACTACCCTCAGGATTTTAAG CCGAGACAAAACAGATATTGAGGATATGATTTGTGAACGATGGGTGGTATTGCTGATAGAGAGATCTGGTCTGTTGAATTTTGAAACTGTTGCTGAAGACTCTTTGGTACCATTGAATGCCCAAACATTGGATACAGCTGAGGAGGCTCTTAAGTGTCtgtgtaacataacatttcACAGTGAGAAGGCCCGCGCATACTGTGCTAACACCTTAATTGTTGAAGGCCTGATTGCCAGAATGCAGCACTACAACAACATGCCCTTAAGAGAAGGCTGTATGCTGTATGACATGAAACTGCTGTTCATTTTGACGGCATTGAGACAGgatataaaaactaaagtaaaagAATTAGATGGTATGGAGCATTTGACTGATTTGTTATATAAAATGCTAACAGATACTGTGCTACGTCCCAGAGTTAATGTTGACACCAGAAAATACGAATCTATTAAT GACCAATACCAAGCCATATCTTGTGAGGTCCTCAAGGTCCAGTTCAACTTGATCCAGCAGACCAGTTCAGAAGGACCTAGTGATGAGAAGGAAGAGGCCATGTTTCTCAAACTGATGCCGGTATTGACTGGAATGCTTCAAGCTAGCGCAAGCAGTCATGAGAAACTCTTGGAGTTGCATAGTAATGTTGCTAATTTGTTGACCAG tGTACCTTTGGTGTTTTATCAATACTTGACACCAGAATTAAAGCAAGATTACTGTTGTAATCAGTCATTTGATGGAAAGAATATGGATGCTTTGCAGGCACTTTTAGCACTGCTGCGACACAGGCTGCAAATAAGCATG GATAACCACAACCAGTACGAGAACCTGTCTCCGATCCTGACGGTGTTGATAAAGAGCGCGAGCGCGTGCCGCTCGCAGCGCCGCTACATGCGGCGCGTGGTGCTGCCGCCGCTGCGGGACGTGTCGCGCCGGCCCGAGCGCGGCAACACGCTGCGCAACCTGCTGTGCCGCCTGCTCACCACGCCCGTCACCACCGTCAGGGACCTCGTCGCTGAGTATCTGTTCATCTTGTGCAAGGAGAAGG TGGGCCGTATGGTGAAGTACACTGGTTTCGGTAACGCTGCGGGCCACCTGGCCCAGAAGGGGCTGCTcgccggcgggcgcggcggccagTACTCGTCCAGCAGCGACGACTCCGACACGGAGGAGTACCGCCTCGCCGAGCCCAACATCGACCCCGTCGTGGGCTGCACGCGCCCGCCGCGCGTCAACCCCTTCGATGGCATGTCTGAGGAACAG AAAGAGTATGAAGCCATGAGGTTGGTGGATATGTTCGATAGGATGATGCGTCGTGGCGTGGTGAAGCCGGCGCGTATCGCAGACGACGGCCGCCTGGAGGCGCTCCAACACGTGGTACAGATGCTCCCTGGGGCCGTACCTGGAAAGGAAAAACCTAAATCGAGGTCTTACTATGATGATTCTGACTAA